Proteins encoded by one window of Halomonas chromatireducens:
- a CDS encoding vWA domain-containing protein, whose protein sequence is MKQLLISGFLVALMATAAHAMNISQCRHFAASGLTPLGAAMELALDRLEERTAAYRKAGVAYYQPWLVVISDGVPTDQWQAASARARSLAQQRKMVVMPVGVEEADLEALSAFSTRPAKRLHGLKFREFFLWLSASMSRVSASASTTEQVRLPPTDSWDSI, encoded by the coding sequence ATGAAGCAACTGTTGATATCCGGTTTTCTCGTCGCCCTTATGGCAACGGCTGCCCACGCCATGAACATCTCCCAGTGTCGCCACTTCGCCGCATCCGGGCTCACTCCGCTGGGGGCGGCCATGGAGCTGGCGCTGGACCGATTGGAAGAGCGCACGGCAGCCTACCGCAAGGCTGGTGTCGCCTACTACCAGCCCTGGCTGGTGGTCATCAGCGATGGCGTTCCCACCGACCAGTGGCAGGCGGCATCGGCCAGGGCCCGTTCCCTGGCGCAGCAGCGCAAGATGGTGGTGATGCCGGTGGGGGTCGAGGAGGCCGATCTCGAGGCGCTCAGCGCCTTCTCGACGCGTCCGGCCAAGCGGCTCCACGGCCTGAAGTTTCGCGAGTTCTTCCTCTGGCTGTCGGCCAGCATGAGCCGCGTCTCCGCCTCGGCTTCTACCACCGAACAGGTCAGGCTACCGCCGACCGACAGCTGGGACAGTATCTGA
- a CDS encoding DUF411 domain-containing protein, with the protein MKTLTVNRKTRKAAALSLLAGGVLALYLVLAPGASTQAGSVVEMYQDPNCGCCTDWADHLREEGFEVRQHKTRDMRSVKMEHGVTPELSSCHTALIDGYVIEGHVPAADIKRLLEERPEVVGLXRYRGIRTREALSSERA; encoded by the coding sequence ATGAAAACCCTAACGGTAAACCGCAAGACGAGAAAGGCGGCGGCGCTATCCCTGTTGGCCGGCGGTGTCTTGGCCTTGTACCTTGTCTTGGCGCCCGGCGCCAGCACGCAGGCAGGTTCGGTGGTCGAGATGTACCAGGATCCCAACTGTGGCTGTTGTACCGACTGGGCCGATCACCTCCGAGAGGAGGGCTTCGAGGTTCGCCAGCACAAGACCCGCGATATGCGCTCGGTAAAGATGGAACACGGTGTCACCCCGGAACTCTCCTCCTGTCATACGGCGCTGATCGATGGCTATGTCATCGAGGGCCATGTTCCGGCAGCCGACATCAAGCGACTGCTCGAGGAGCGTCCTGAGGTGGTGGGACTGANTCGATACCGAGGAATTCGAACTCGAGAAGCCCTGAGTAGCGAGCGTGCATAG
- a CDS encoding DNA-3-methyladenine glycosylase I encodes MSHYCDLAPGHPFHGPYHDTEYGFPVDDDRALFERLVLEINQAGLSWLTVLKKRAAFRLAFEDFHIDRIANYAEEDRQRLLSDAGIIRNRLKVDAVIHNAGVVQSLRSEHGSFKAWLDHHHPLPHADWVKLFRKTFRFTGPEIVGEFLMSTGYLNGAHRDDCPVQARILTAGPAWQST; translated from the coding sequence ATGTCGCATTATTGTGATCTGGCACCGGGTCACCCGTTTCACGGCCCCTACCATGACACGGAATATGGTTTCCCCGTTGATGACGATCGCGCACTTTTCGAGCGACTGGTGCTGGAAATCAACCAGGCCGGACTCTCCTGGCTGACCGTGCTGAAGAAGCGCGCCGCCTTCCGTCTCGCCTTCGAGGACTTTCATATCGACCGGATCGCCAACTATGCGGAGGAGGACCGGCAGCGGCTGCTGAGCGATGCCGGCATCATCCGCAACCGGCTCAAGGTGGATGCAGTCATACACAATGCCGGAGTCGTGCAATCCCTTCGAAGTGAGCACGGCAGCTTCAAGGCCTGGCTGGACCACCACCACCCGCTGCCTCACGCCGACTGGGTCAAGCTGTTTCGCAAGACATTCCGCTTCACCGGACCCGAGATCGTCGGCGAGTTCCTGATGAGTACCGGCTACCTGAACGGCGCCCATCGCGACGACTGCCCGGTCCAGGCCCGCATACTCACCGCAGGCCCTGCCTGGCAGTCAACCTGA
- a CDS encoding metal-dependent hydrolase — protein MDTLTQAALGAAVGGAVLGRRLGRKAIVIGAVLGTLPDLDVFLDYGDAVANYTQHRGFTHSLFVLTGLGTLLALTADRFAPARDIALRHWWAFFVLCLVTHPLLDALTTYGTQLWWPMDVRPSAWPVVFIIDPLYTLPLLAGIGVALVTGNGRRGPAWGLALSSAYLLFAMGAKILVEQRLEPVLAEQGLQEAPRLIQPTPFNTLLWRVTIIDGAQHHETLLSVFDGNREPTFETFDRGGELEPTALAFERGERLHWFAGPFLRYEIRDLEGEETLVATDLRLGFPGFHAFSFTLAVREDGDWRPAVPTEQLSFDARADLDALGQLGSRIFSPEPPLCTSEFVADRWVVDTPASC, from the coding sequence ATGGATACCCTGACTCAAGCCGCACTGGGCGCAGCGGTGGGGGGCGCCGTTCTCGGCCGTCGACTGGGCCGCAAGGCAATTGTGATCGGTGCTGTCCTGGGCACCCTGCCGGATCTTGACGTCTTCCTGGACTATGGCGATGCGGTGGCAAACTATACCCAGCATCGCGGCTTCACCCACTCGCTGTTCGTGCTGACCGGACTGGGCACGCTGCTGGCACTCACGGCCGACCGCTTCGCCCCGGCCCGTGATATCGCCTTGCGCCACTGGTGGGCCTTCTTCGTCCTCTGCCTGGTCACCCACCCGCTGCTCGATGCTCTTACCACCTATGGCACGCAGCTATGGTGGCCAATGGACGTGCGGCCCAGTGCCTGGCCGGTGGTCTTCATCATCGATCCACTCTACACCCTGCCGCTGCTGGCAGGAATCGGCGTAGCGCTGGTCACCGGCAACGGCCGGCGCGGCCCTGCCTGGGGACTGGCGCTCTCCAGCGCCTACCTGCTGTTCGCCATGGGTGCCAAGATACTGGTAGAGCAACGCCTCGAGCCGGTGCTGGCCGAACAGGGGCTGCAAGAGGCACCGCGTCTGATACAGCCCACGCCCTTCAATACCCTGCTGTGGCGCGTGACCATCATTGATGGGGCACAGCATCACGAAACGCTGCTGAGCGTTTTCGACGGTAACAGAGAGCCCACCTTCGAGACCTTCGATCGTGGCGGCGAACTGGAGCCCACCGCACTGGCGTTCGAACGGGGCGAGCGGCTCCACTGGTTCGCCGGCCCCTTCCTGCGATACGAGATCCGCGACCTTGAGGGCGAAGAAACCCTGGTGGCCACCGACCTGCGCCTCGGCTTTCCCGGCTTTCATGCCTTCAGCTTCACCCTGGCGGTCCGCGAGGATGGCGACTGGCGGCCGGCAGTTCCAACAGAACAGCTCTCTTTCGATGCGCGCGCCGACCTCGACGCCCTTGGGCAGCTGGGCTCACGCATCTTCAGCCCCGAGCCCCCGCTCTGCACCAGCGAGTTCGTCGCCGACCGCTGGGTGGTCGACACACCGGCATCATGCTGA
- a CDS encoding FMN-dependent NADH-azoreductase has product MTTRALVVTSSILGTQGQSMALAEHFTTRSNERDALEVTRRDLVADELPHLGVAELFSWQVPAVERTPEQRALAELSDGLIDELKAHDVLVLAVPLYNMGIPSQLKAWFDRVLRAGETFRYTDKGPQGLVEGKRAVILAARGGQYAGTEMDSQTPHLKGMLGLIGITDVTVVFAEGLAMGERHRDASLKEARQAIDGLVAAL; this is encoded by the coding sequence ATGACCACCCGCGCACTCGTTGTCACCTCGTCCATCCTCGGCACCCAGGGCCAGTCCATGGCCCTGGCCGAACACTTCACTACACGCAGCAATGAGCGGGATGCCCTGGAGGTGACCCGTCGCGACCTGGTGGCCGATGAGCTGCCGCACCTTGGTGTCGCCGAACTTTTCAGCTGGCAGGTGCCGGCGGTCGAGCGCACGCCGGAGCAGCGAGCCCTGGCCGAGCTTTCCGATGGCCTGATCGACGAGCTGAAGGCGCACGACGTCCTGGTGCTGGCGGTCCCCCTGTACAACATGGGCATTCCCTCCCAGCTGAAGGCCTGGTTCGACCGGGTATTACGGGCAGGTGAAACCTTCCGCTACACCGATAAAGGCCCCCAGGGTCTGGTGGAGGGCAAGCGTGCCGTTATCCTGGCGGCCCGCGGCGGGCAGTACGCCGGCACCGAGATGGACAGCCAGACGCCGCATCTCAAGGGCATGCTGGGCCTGATCGGCATCACCGACGTGACGGTGGTTTTCGCCGAAGGGCTCGCCATGGGGGAGAGGCATCGCGATGCTTCGCTCAAGGAGGCCAGGCAGGCTATCGACGGGCTGGTTGCCGCTCTCTGA
- a CDS encoding superoxide dismutase, producing the protein MAFELPALPYEKNALEPHISAETLEYHYGKHHQAYVTKLNELVEGTDNASKSLEEIIKSASGGLFNQAAQVWNHTFYWHCLSPNGGGEPSGALAEAINAKFGSFDKFKETFNSNAVANFGSGWTWLVKTDDGGVDIVNTSNADTPIAHGQTPVLTIDVWEHAYYIDYRNARPKYLDSVWNLINWDFVAQNFS; encoded by the coding sequence ATGGCATTTGAATTGCCCGCACTGCCCTACGAAAAGAACGCGCTCGAGCCGCACATTTCTGCCGAGACGCTGGAATACCACTACGGCAAGCACCACCAGGCCTACGTCACCAAGCTCAACGAGCTGGTCGAAGGCACCGACAATGCCAGCAAGTCGCTGGAAGAGATCATCAAGAGCGCGTCAGGCGGCCTGTTCAACCAGGCGGCGCAGGTGTGGAACCACACCTTCTACTGGCACTGCCTGTCGCCGAATGGTGGCGGTGAGCCCAGCGGTGCGCTGGCTGAGGCGATCAATGCCAAGTTCGGCTCCTTCGACAAGTTCAAGGAGACCTTCAACTCCAACGCCGTGGCCAACTTCGGCTCCGGCTGGACCTGGCTGGTCAAGACCGACGATGGCGGCGTGGATATCGTCAATACCAGCAACGCCGATACCCCCATTGCCCATGGCCAGACCCCGGTACTGACCATCGATGTGTGGGAGCACGCCTACTACATCGACTACCGCAACGCCCGTCCCAAGTACCTGGACAGCGTATGGAACCTGATCAACTGGGATTTCGTCGCCCAGAACTTCAGCTGA
- a CDS encoding helix-turn-helix transcriptional regulator, producing MLGTTGENARQQLSKLARRGLVAQRSRPGGVGRPVVEWRLTEAGHGHFPDTHAELASRLIISVRDTLGEAALGRLVEARGAETLAHYRLELADAGTLASRVARLAEIRSREGYMAEWQEGADGSLLLVENHCPICSAARTCPAFCHSELQVFRAVLGPDVSVERVEHVLEGARRCAYRIIKQVGS from the coding sequence ATGCTCGGCACCACCGGCGAGAATGCGCGACAGCAGCTGAGCAAGCTTGCTCGCAGGGGGCTGGTGGCCCAGCGCTCGCGGCCGGGTGGCGTCGGTCGCCCTGTTGTCGAGTGGCGGCTCACCGAAGCCGGCCACGGCCACTTTCCCGACACCCACGCCGAGCTCGCCTCACGACTGATCATCAGCGTGCGGGACACCCTTGGCGAAGCGGCGCTGGGCCGCCTGGTGGAGGCGCGCGGTGCCGAGACCCTGGCCCACTATCGCCTCGAGCTGGCAGATGCCGGGACCCTGGCGTCACGGGTCGCGCGCCTGGCCGAGATCCGCAGCCGAGAAGGCTATATGGCCGAATGGCAGGAAGGCGCGGACGGCAGCCTGCTGCTGGTCGAGAATCACTGCCCGATCTGCAGCGCCGCCCGCACCTGCCCGGCCTTCTGCCACTCCGAACTGCAGGTGTTTCGCGCCGTGCTGGGCCCGGACGTCAGCGTCGAACGTGTCGAGCATGTCCTGGAGGGAGCACGACGCTGCGCCTATCGAATCATCAAGCAAGTAGGTTCATAG
- a CDS encoding VOC family protein, protein MPRLNGVLETALYVDDMDRARVFFEGVMGLEPFNADHRFTAYDAGRGSVLLLFLQGETLETVKLPNDMGTIPPHDGKGRVHLAFAISAASLPEWEAQLDDHGVAIEGRTHWPKGGESLYFRDPDGHLIELATPGVWPNY, encoded by the coding sequence ATGCCTAGACTCAACGGCGTACTCGAGACCGCGCTCTACGTCGACGACATGGATCGGGCGCGGGTCTTCTTCGAAGGCGTGATGGGCTTGGAACCCTTCAACGCCGACCATCGCTTCACCGCCTACGACGCCGGCAGGGGCTCAGTGCTGCTGCTGTTCCTGCAGGGCGAGACGCTGGAAACCGTGAAACTGCCCAACGACATGGGCACCATTCCACCCCATGACGGAAAGGGCCGGGTGCATCTCGCCTTTGCCATCTCGGCCGCTTCCCTGCCCGAGTGGGAGGCCCAGCTCGACGACCACGGCGTGGCCATCGAGGGCCGCACCCACTGGCCCAAGGGAGGCGAAAGCCTCTACTTTCGTGACCCGGACGGTCACCTGATCGAGCTGGCCACGCCAGGCGTCTGGCCTAATTATTAG
- a CDS encoding YitT family protein, translated as MDPQDLSADPHRPYEDVMAMLVGTLFVALGVTFYTQALLLTGSTAGMAFLLQYATGWRFGVWFFLINLPFYYLAVKRMGWSFTLRTFVAIGLVSLFSELTGKWITIESLNPLYATLMGGSLIGIGMLVLFRHRTSLGGINILALYLQARYGLRAGYVQLGIDGLIMLAALLVLPADRVGLSVLGAVALNLIIALNHKPGRYMGVS; from the coding sequence ATGGATCCACAAGATCTATCGGCCGACCCCCATCGCCCCTACGAGGACGTGATGGCCATGCTGGTGGGCACGCTGTTCGTTGCCCTCGGTGTCACCTTCTATACCCAGGCGCTGCTGCTGACCGGCAGCACCGCCGGGATGGCCTTCCTGCTGCAGTACGCCACCGGCTGGCGCTTCGGGGTGTGGTTTTTCCTGATCAACCTGCCGTTCTACTATCTGGCCGTGAAACGCATGGGCTGGTCATTCACCCTACGTACCTTTGTCGCCATCGGCCTGGTTTCCCTGTTCTCGGAACTCACCGGCAAGTGGATCACCATCGAGAGCCTCAATCCGCTCTATGCCACCTTGATGGGGGGAAGCCTGATCGGCATCGGCATGCTGGTGCTGTTTCGCCACCGCACCAGCCTGGGCGGCATCAACATCCTGGCGCTCTACCTGCAGGCACGCTATGGCCTGCGTGCCGGCTATGTGCAGCTCGGCATCGATGGGCTGATCATGCTCGCCGCCCTGCTGGTGCTGCCGGCCGACCGGGTCGGACTTTCGGTGCTCGGTGCCGTGGCGCTTAATTTGATTATTGCCCTGAATCACAAGCCAGGGCGATATATGGGCGTTTCCTAA
- a CDS encoding single-stranded-DNA-specific exonuclease RecJ, which produces MDVIAPPDLHARLRPRLLPRPRNQALYARAQAEGLTELQARVLAGRLAGYEGELAPLTQPSLRYLEHPERLADGRRAAERIAQAVVEGEHIGILTDYDVDGITSHVVIRRTLVELFGVPEARLHSLIGHRIHDGYGISLPLVERTLSLKPRPSLVITADCGSSDEPRIARLRAAGIDVVVSDHHALPVEGPPASAHAVVNPTRDDCDYPDATIAGCMVAWLVMSLARQVLIEWGALPSATPKLSPWLSYVALGTVADCVSLGASPANRAVVSHGLTLINRMEAACWRAMAARLGEDSTPFTAETLAFQMGPRINARSRLDDPYAALHFMLAADDGTATRHLETLDQDNQSRKAIEADMTEQARLLAVPQLDANHPAIVVFLEGGHAGGQGIVASRLVQAYGRPALVMTPAAAPGMLTGSGRSIEALHLRDALQRTFELAPEALPRFGGHRGAAGVGVPADRFDAFRTAFLQAVGEQLGGIELFPHVLTDGELLPAQFDLSTLDELERLGPYGREFDAPLFEGAFLVEALRPVGADGSHLMMTLSAGAVSLRAIWFRALTPGELPAFGLGDRLRCAYRLSRNRWKGRESLQLMVDYAEPLDG; this is translated from the coding sequence TTGGACGTGATTGCGCCCCCCGACCTGCACGCCCGACTCAGGCCACGGCTGCTGCCTCGGCCGCGCAACCAGGCGCTGTATGCCCGCGCCCAGGCCGAAGGCCTGACCGAACTGCAGGCCCGCGTGCTTGCCGGTCGCCTGGCCGGCTACGAGGGTGAGCTGGCGCCCCTGACCCAGCCCAGCCTGCGCTATCTCGAGCACCCGGAGCGCCTCGCCGACGGTCGCCGTGCCGCGGAGCGAATCGCCCAGGCCGTGGTCGAGGGCGAACATATCGGTATCCTCACCGACTACGACGTCGACGGCATCACTTCCCATGTTGTCATTCGGCGTACCCTGGTCGAGCTGTTCGGCGTGCCCGAGGCGCGCCTGCACAGCCTGATCGGCCACCGTATTCACGACGGCTACGGCATCAGCCTGCCGTTGGTGGAGCGCACGCTGTCGCTGAAGCCGCGGCCAAGCCTGGTCATTACCGCCGACTGTGGCAGCTCCGATGAGCCGCGCATCGCCCGGCTCAGGGCGGCCGGCATCGACGTGGTGGTCAGCGACCATCACGCCCTGCCGGTGGAGGGGCCACCGGCTTCGGCCCATGCCGTCGTCAATCCGACGCGAGACGACTGCGACTATCCCGACGCCACCATCGCCGGCTGCATGGTGGCCTGGCTGGTCATGTCCCTGGCGCGCCAGGTGCTGATCGAGTGGGGTGCGCTGCCCAGCGCCACGCCCAAGCTCTCGCCCTGGCTCTCCTACGTGGCACTGGGTACCGTAGCGGACTGTGTCTCCTTGGGGGCTAGCCCGGCCAATCGCGCGGTGGTCAGCCACGGGCTGACGCTGATCAACCGCATGGAGGCGGCCTGCTGGCGCGCCATGGCGGCCAGGCTGGGGGAGGACAGCACCCCCTTCACCGCCGAGACCCTGGCCTTCCAGATGGGGCCGCGAATCAATGCTCGCTCGCGCCTCGACGACCCCTACGCCGCGCTGCACTTCATGCTTGCCGCCGATGACGGCACGGCAACCCGGCATCTGGAGACGCTGGACCAGGACAACCAGTCGCGCAAGGCCATCGAGGCCGACATGACCGAGCAGGCGCGGCTGCTGGCGGTGCCGCAGCTTGACGCCAATCATCCCGCCATCGTGGTGTTTCTGGAAGGGGGCCACGCCGGGGGGCAGGGCATCGTCGCCTCGCGGCTGGTCCAGGCCTATGGCCGGCCCGCCCTGGTGATGACCCCGGCGGCGGCGCCGGGCATGCTTACCGGTTCGGGACGCTCCATCGAGGCGCTGCACCTGCGTGACGCCCTGCAGCGTACCTTCGAGCTGGCCCCCGAGGCACTGCCACGATTCGGCGGGCATCGCGGTGCGGCCGGGGTCGGCGTACCGGCCGACCGGTTCGATGCCTTTCGCACGGCCTTCCTGCAGGCAGTAGGCGAACAGCTGGGCGGCATCGAACTGTTTCCTCACGTGCTCACCGACGGCGAGCTGCTGCCGGCCCAGTTCGACCTGTCGACGCTGGACGAGCTGGAGCGGCTGGGCCCCTACGGGCGGGAGTTCGATGCACCTCTGTTCGAGGGCGCATTCCTGGTGGAGGCGTTAAGGCCAGTAGGTGCCGATGGCAGCCACCTGATGATGACGCTCTCGGCAGGGGCGGTGAGCCTGCGAGCGATCTGGTTTCGCGCCTTGACCCCCGGCGAGCTGCCGGCCTTTGGCCTGGGTGATCGGCTGCGCTGCGCCTATCGGTTGAGCCGTAACCGCTGGAAGGGGCGGGAGTCGCTGCAGCTGATGGTGGATTACGCCGAGCCGTTGGATGGTTGA
- a CDS encoding UbiA family prenyltransferase, which yields MSNAVIKRTGLKRTLGAPFNTEDAADWTGQDLLTLCKPRVVVVMLACALVGMALATPALPPLSTVIFGLAGIGFAAGGAAAFNHVVDRRLDAMMLRTSRRPLASQRMPTWLALAWASLLSVSGILLLLWQVNALTAWLTLGSLIGYALIYTAFLKRATPQNIVIGGVAGAAPPLLGWTAVTGQLGPEPLLLLLIVFAWTPPHFWALGHLEERWVDRRDRQNAVTRLGQSQAGQMQCRHHAGEPELPFGLDRPAILPGAPLA from the coding sequence ATGTCTAATGCGGTAATCAAGCGAACGGGATTGAAGCGCACCCTGGGGGCTCCCTTCAATACCGAGGACGCTGCCGACTGGACCGGGCAGGATCTGCTCACGCTGTGCAAGCCGCGGGTAGTCGTCGTCATGCTGGCCTGTGCCTTGGTGGGCATGGCATTGGCGACACCGGCCTTGCCCCCGCTCAGTACGGTGATTTTCGGGCTGGCCGGGATTGGCTTCGCGGCTGGTGGGGCCGCTGCGTTCAACCATGTGGTTGATCGGCGGCTCGATGCCATGATGTTGCGGACCTCGCGTCGGCCGCTGGCCAGCCAGCGAATGCCGACCTGGCTTGCGCTGGCCTGGGCCTCGCTACTATCTGTGTCGGGAATTCTGTTGTTGCTGTGGCAGGTCAATGCGTTGACGGCGTGGCTGACGCTTGGTTCACTGATTGGCTATGCATTGATTTATACCGCGTTTCTAAAGCGGGCCACGCCACAGAACATCGTTATCGGTGGTGTTGCCGGCGCGGCACCGCCACTCCTGGGTTGGACGGCGGTAACTGGCCAGTTGGGTCCGGAGCCGCTGCTGCTGCTGCTGATCGTTTTTGCCTGGACGCCGCCTCACTTCTGGGCGCTCGGCCACCTTGAGGAAAGGTGGGTAGATCGGCGTGATCGTCAAAACGCCGTCACCCGGCTCGGTCAGAGCCAGGCTGGCCAGATGCAGTGCCGGCACCACGCCGGGGAGCCAGAGCTGCCATTCGGGCTCGATCGCCCAGCCATACTCCCTGGCGCTCCACTCGCATAG
- a CDS encoding COX15/CtaA family protein: protein MQDISTRGHQGSSRLGLLLSLSLVGVFFTSAVILVGVWTRLVDAGLGCPDWPGCYGRLVVPDAERAMAHSPDAPLEVFKAWVEMIHRYVASALGLLVIALLVAGAGLRKRQGYPWGVSVALLVVILLQGAFGAFTVTLKLWPQVVTMHLLGGLAVLLLFLWLHLRLRRYAAGDTGERPRRRLTPLWGLALLLLLLQLALGGWVSSNYAGIACQGFPTCNGQWWPEMDWSEGFHLTQTVGPNYLHGQLHADARVAIHQGHRIGALLLGLVLLALAVRYWHESRLRPWLGGVVGIYVLQLGLGIANVLLWLPLWLALLHTAGAVALVLCLALAVWHWREAVEDETTIRKDKEWAHV from the coding sequence ATGCAGGACATATCGACGCGAGGCCATCAAGGGTCGTCGCGGCTGGGGCTTCTGCTCAGCCTCAGTCTGGTGGGTGTTTTCTTCACTAGTGCCGTGATTCTGGTGGGTGTCTGGACGCGGCTGGTGGATGCTGGCCTGGGTTGCCCCGACTGGCCGGGCTGCTATGGCCGTCTTGTCGTACCTGACGCCGAGCGGGCCATGGCCCACTCACCGGATGCGCCTCTGGAAGTCTTCAAGGCCTGGGTCGAGATGATTCATCGCTATGTGGCTTCCGCGTTGGGGTTGCTGGTCATCGCCCTGCTGGTGGCGGGAGCCGGCCTGCGTAAACGCCAGGGGTATCCCTGGGGCGTGAGCGTGGCGCTGCTGGTAGTGATCCTGCTGCAGGGGGCTTTCGGCGCGTTTACCGTTACCCTGAAGCTTTGGCCCCAGGTGGTGACGATGCACTTGCTGGGCGGATTGGCCGTGCTGCTTTTATTCCTCTGGTTGCACTTGCGGCTTCGGCGATATGCCGCCGGGGACACGGGGGAGCGTCCAAGGCGCCGGCTTACGCCGCTGTGGGGCCTTGCACTGCTGCTGCTATTGCTGCAACTTGCACTCGGCGGTTGGGTTTCCAGTAACTACGCCGGTATTGCCTGTCAGGGCTTCCCCACTTGTAATGGCCAATGGTGGCCGGAGATGGACTGGAGCGAGGGTTTTCATCTGACCCAGACGGTCGGGCCAAACTATCTGCATGGGCAGCTGCATGCCGATGCAAGAGTCGCCATTCATCAGGGGCATCGCATTGGTGCGCTCCTGCTGGGGTTGGTCCTGCTGGCGCTGGCGGTCCGCTATTGGCATGAGTCACGCCTGCGGCCTTGGCTGGGCGGAGTGGTGGGGATATACGTGCTGCAACTGGGGTTGGGGATCGCCAATGTCCTGCTTTGGCTGCCGCTTTGGCTTGCCCTGCTACACACCGCCGGGGCTGTGGCCTTGGTGCTGTGCCTGGCATTGGCGGTATGGCATTGGCGTGAGGCGGTGGAGGATGAGACTACAATACGAAAGGACAAGGAGTGGGCGCATGTCTAA
- a CDS encoding SURF1 family protein: MSYSIKGQGAGGKGMPTMRLPGWRLGLWCVLWSLLVALGLALGLWQWERADDKRDYLANLDAAPTLEAPLTAPPDGTRLTLRGEYQADDTLFLDNRTLNGQVGVAALTPLRTEDGRLWLVQRGFMATGPVRETPEVDTPQGQVTLKGRWQEVGDSGPLYGPNREGLRLQQMDLAAWSQSPGFAHDGWLHLEEGGGLLEPWWEPSVMPPERHVGYAVQWWGLALAALVMMIVGGRRLARDRRARFASDDCPPQGLEPLPKQPPTEPPKEG; encoded by the coding sequence ATGAGTTACTCCATCAAGGGTCAGGGGGCAGGGGGAAAGGGGATGCCGACGATGCGTCTTCCTGGCTGGCGACTGGGCCTGTGGTGCGTGCTCTGGTCGCTGCTCGTGGCACTCGGTCTGGCTCTCGGACTATGGCAGTGGGAGCGGGCCGACGACAAGCGCGACTATCTGGCCAATCTCGACGCCGCGCCAACGCTCGAGGCACCCTTGACGGCTCCTCCTGATGGTACGCGTCTGACGCTGCGAGGCGAGTACCAAGCTGACGACACCCTGTTCCTCGATAATCGTACACTCAATGGCCAGGTGGGTGTGGCAGCATTGACGCCATTGCGCACCGAGGATGGCCGGCTATGGCTGGTACAGCGTGGCTTCATGGCCACCGGTCCGGTGCGCGAGACACCCGAAGTGGATACGCCTCAGGGTCAGGTCACGCTAAAAGGTCGCTGGCAAGAAGTCGGCGATTCAGGGCCGCTCTATGGTCCGAACCGCGAGGGGCTGCGGCTGCAGCAGATGGACCTTGCTGCCTGGAGCCAGTCGCCCGGGTTCGCCCACGATGGCTGGCTGCACCTGGAGGAGGGTGGCGGTCTGCTCGAGCCATGGTGGGAGCCCAGTGTGATGCCCCCCGAGCGACATGTCGGTTACGCGGTGCAGTGGTGGGGCCTGGCTCTGGCGGCACTGGTCATGATGATCGTCGGAGGGCGTCGGCTGGCCCGGGATCGGCGTGCAAGATTCGCTTCTGACGATTGCCCACCGCAGGGGCTGGAACCTCTGCCGAAACAACCCCCTACAGAGCCTCCCAAAGAAGGGTAG
- a CDS encoding DUF2909 family protein, with protein sequence MLLKILIAVVFLAMVTSLAAGVGFLLRDDSQSRRLLVSLKIRVGLAALLLALLFYGFYFGDLGTA encoded by the coding sequence ATGCTGCTGAAGATCCTGATCGCCGTTGTATTCCTGGCCATGGTGACCAGCCTGGCAGCCGGCGTCGGCTTTCTGCTACGAGACGACAGCCAGTCCCGCCGCCTGCTGGTGTCACTGAAGATCCGCGTTGGATTAGCCGCGCTACTGCTCGCCCTGCTGTTCTACGGCTTCTATTTTGGCGACCTGGGCACCGCCTGA